A single window of Candidatus Flexicrinis affinis DNA harbors:
- a CDS encoding glycosyltransferase — MTPAKPIESVAIISMHTSPLAVLGGYKTGGMNVYVRELSRELGRRGVQVDVFTRRESASQPEVDTSLGATVRVIRLRAGGYGTADPSSLIGATQEFAAGIHKYATLNNRTYDVMYAHYWLSGLVADVLRRSWDVPWVQMFHTLGAMKNRIANQPMIDPRVMAEMQIVRHADRVIAATQAEHHQLLWLYRVDRRKVSIVPPGVDTSQFKPMNRDVARASVGLCDGEKMLLFVGRLEPLKAVDILLRALHELHTVEPSVLAGVRLMVVGGEAGNPERTRLCSLAEQLGVDGYVQFAGSKEHASLPVFYAAAEALIMPSDYESFGMVALEAMASGTPVIASAVGGLQYLIRDGETGFLVPVRDPESLAERIRQMLIDPNLRDTLARAAADRAVQYDWKLVVDQVIEVFERAARGGRRHLNV, encoded by the coding sequence ATGACCCCCGCGAAACCGATTGAGTCGGTCGCCATTATCTCGATGCACACCAGCCCGCTCGCGGTCCTCGGCGGGTACAAGACGGGTGGCATGAATGTCTACGTGCGCGAACTCTCGCGCGAGTTGGGAAGGCGTGGGGTTCAGGTTGACGTGTTTACGCGTCGTGAGTCGGCCAGTCAGCCCGAGGTCGATACGAGTCTGGGGGCTACCGTTCGAGTCATTCGGCTTCGCGCCGGTGGCTACGGCACGGCCGACCCGTCCAGCTTGATCGGCGCGACGCAGGAATTCGCGGCAGGCATCCACAAGTATGCCACGCTCAACAACCGCACGTACGACGTGATGTATGCGCACTACTGGCTGAGCGGGTTGGTGGCCGACGTGCTGCGGCGCAGTTGGGACGTCCCGTGGGTTCAGATGTTCCACACCCTTGGCGCGATGAAGAATCGTATCGCCAATCAGCCGATGATCGATCCACGTGTGATGGCCGAGATGCAGATCGTGCGCCACGCCGACCGGGTCATCGCGGCGACGCAGGCAGAACACCATCAACTGCTGTGGCTGTATCGCGTGGATCGGCGCAAAGTGTCGATTGTGCCGCCGGGAGTTGATACGTCGCAGTTTAAGCCGATGAATCGGGACGTCGCGCGTGCGTCGGTCGGGCTGTGCGACGGCGAGAAGATGCTGCTGTTCGTCGGACGTCTAGAGCCGTTGAAGGCTGTCGACATTCTGCTGCGGGCGTTGCACGAATTGCACACAGTGGAGCCTAGCGTTCTCGCGGGAGTACGGCTTATGGTCGTGGGTGGCGAGGCGGGCAACCCGGAGCGCACGCGGCTGTGCAGCCTTGCCGAACAGCTCGGCGTGGACGGTTACGTTCAGTTCGCCGGAAGCAAAGAACATGCGTCGCTGCCGGTGTTCTACGCCGCTGCCGAAGCGTTGATCATGCCTTCGGATTACGAGTCTTTCGGTATGGTGGCTCTGGAGGCGATGGCGAGCGGCACGCCTGTGATCGCATCGGCGGTCGGCGGGCTGCAGTACCTGATACGTGACGGCGAGACAGGGTTCCTCGTTCCGGTGCGCGATCCAGAGTCGCTTGCCGAACGCATTCGCCAAATGCTGATCGACCCGAACCTACGCGATACCCTCGCGCGCGCCGCGGCCGACCGCGCCGTGCAGTACGACTGGAAGCTCGTCGTGGATCAGGTTATCGAGGTCTTCGAGCGTGCCGCTCGCGGCGGACGCAGGCATCTGAACGTATAG
- a CDS encoding GNAT family N-acetyltransferase, producing the protein MNVLEPQLETGLKIEVHTTAEAFTQLESEWNTLLKQSPTDTVFLTWEWQSLWWDAYQTGDLLLATMRDDGGRLVGIAPWFIEVGEGGERVVRGIGCVDVTDYVDMIYLPEFASRVFDAGAQVLREHAERFDRINICNIHEGSATIAGLSAALRSCGFDVEQTFQEVCPVIRLSGTFENYIEKLDKKNRHELRRKMRIAYGSPDLDWHIVTPDDDLDSATDNFLALMADSTQEKALFLENPYHVRFFRSVLPAMQRNGWLQLSFLTLAGEPTAAYVNFVYNGRVMVYNSGISVSHGHLSPGIVLLAYLIQHATEQGYTEFDFLRGNEDYKYRMGGVDETLYMLKAVLPK; encoded by the coding sequence ATGAACGTCCTGGAACCACAATTGGAGACCGGCTTGAAGATCGAAGTGCACACGACGGCCGAGGCTTTCACGCAGCTTGAGTCCGAATGGAACACGCTGTTGAAGCAGAGCCCCACCGATACCGTGTTCCTGACGTGGGAATGGCAGTCGTTGTGGTGGGACGCGTACCAAACCGGGGACCTGCTCCTCGCGACCATGCGTGACGACGGCGGCAGACTGGTGGGCATCGCACCGTGGTTTATCGAGGTGGGCGAGGGCGGTGAACGTGTCGTCCGCGGCATTGGCTGCGTTGACGTGACCGACTACGTCGACATGATCTATCTACCGGAGTTCGCTTCACGGGTCTTTGACGCCGGGGCACAGGTCCTGCGCGAACATGCCGAACGTTTCGACCGGATCAATATCTGTAATATCCATGAAGGATCGGCGACGATTGCCGGCCTGAGTGCGGCGCTTCGTTCCTGCGGGTTCGACGTCGAGCAGACGTTTCAAGAAGTCTGTCCGGTCATTCGCTTGAGCGGTACGTTTGAGAACTACATCGAAAAGCTGGACAAGAAGAATCGCCACGAACTTCGGCGTAAGATGCGCATCGCCTACGGATCCCCCGATCTCGATTGGCACATCGTCACGCCAGACGACGATCTCGACAGTGCGACCGACAACTTCCTTGCATTGATGGCGGACAGCACGCAGGAGAAGGCACTCTTTCTCGAAAACCCGTATCACGTACGCTTCTTCCGCTCAGTACTACCGGCGATGCAGCGCAACGGCTGGCTTCAGCTATCGTTTCTCACCCTTGCGGGAGAGCCGACCGCCGCGTACGTCAATTTCGTCTACAATGGTCGTGTGATGGTTTACAACTCGGGAATCTCGGTGAGCCATGGCCACCTCAGCCCCGGAATTGTCCTGCTGGCCTATCTCATCCAGCATGCGACCGAGCAGGGGTATACCGAGTTTGACTTTTTGCGCGGTAATGAAGATTACAAGTATCGCATGGGCGGCGTTGACGAGACGTTGTACATGCTGAAGGCGGTCCTGCCGAAATGA
- a CDS encoding LON peptidase substrate-binding domain-containing protein, whose translation MFDLPLFPLNLVLFPLQSLALHIFEERYKEMVNHCIATNSPFGVVLLEQGAAEEGRSRAAAKPTIMGTTAAITQVQSLPEGRMNIIVVGRERFRVNEFKYDQSYLVGTVESAPMLNPGQYVRQDSIDGLHRCIARYLKVLENAGRIQPGSRKLPSDPLTLCSLAAVMLHDINVAQRQALLEADNLQVMMDDLRGLYRREIVLLEAMLAEPQDDHLGPFSPS comes from the coding sequence ATGTTCGACCTTCCGTTGTTTCCGTTGAACCTTGTGTTGTTTCCCTTGCAGTCGTTGGCACTGCACATCTTTGAGGAACGCTACAAGGAAATGGTCAATCACTGCATCGCAACGAACTCGCCATTCGGCGTCGTCCTGCTCGAGCAGGGGGCGGCCGAGGAGGGACGGAGCCGTGCAGCAGCCAAGCCGACGATCATGGGCACAACGGCTGCCATTACGCAGGTTCAGTCGCTGCCTGAAGGCCGCATGAACATCATCGTCGTAGGCCGCGAGCGGTTTCGAGTCAACGAGTTCAAGTACGACCAGTCATATTTGGTGGGTACGGTTGAGTCCGCGCCGATGCTCAACCCCGGGCAGTACGTCCGTCAGGACTCAATCGACGGCCTCCACCGCTGTATCGCCCGCTATCTCAAGGTATTGGAGAATGCCGGCCGAATTCAGCCCGGCTCGCGCAAGCTCCCCAGTGATCCGTTGACGCTGTGCAGCTTGGCCGCCGTCATGCTCCACGACATCAACGTCGCGCAGCGGCAGGCCCTGCTCGAAGCCGACAATTTGCAGGTGATGATGGACGACCTGCGCGGCCTGTACCGGCGTGAGATCGTTCTCCTCGAAGCGATGTTGGCAGAGCCGCAGGACGACCACCTCGGCCCGTTTTCCCCGAGCTAA
- a CDS encoding VOC family protein → MALPKIDSQITFLYTLDLDASAHFYGTILELPLWLDQGGCKIYQINQAAYVGVCRAGTIEAQRVSEQPNVIFTLVTEDVDTFFSTIAERGAKVEQWPKLNERYHIYNGFVRDPSGYLIEIQRFLPRE, encoded by the coding sequence ATGGCTCTGCCGAAGATCGACTCGCAGATCACGTTCCTATATACACTCGACCTCGATGCCAGCGCGCATTTCTACGGCACGATCCTCGAGCTTCCTTTGTGGCTCGATCAAGGTGGGTGCAAGATCTATCAGATCAACCAAGCGGCATATGTTGGGGTGTGCCGCGCAGGAACGATCGAAGCCCAGCGCGTGAGCGAACAACCGAACGTGATCTTCACGCTTGTCACCGAAGACGTCGATACGTTCTTTTCGACAATTGCAGAGCGTGGCGCAAAGGTCGAGCAGTGGCCGAAGCTGAATGAGCGCTACCACATCTACAATGGGTTCGTGCGCGATCCAAGCGGTTACCTGATTGAAATTCAGCGATTTCTTCCGCGTGAATAG